The window CGAGGACGCGTTCGATCATCTCGGCGGCGTCCATGTGCGTCCGGGCCTCGTAGCCCATCCGGAGCAGCATCAGCGCCGTCCCGTTCGCGCCGACCTTGTCGAGGATGTCCGCCTCGATCAGACAGCGCGTCTCCAGCGAGACGTCCGCGAGTGGACCCTGATAGGAGTGGTCCTCGACCGACTGGCACACCTGCTCGACGAACGACTGGGGGTAGTCGCCGTGGGAGGCGAGGAACTCGCGGGCGACACGGGCACCCTCCTCGGCGTGGACGTCCTGTTCGGCGTCCAGTTTGGCGATGTCGTGGAACAGCGCCGCGACCCGGACCACGTCCACGTCCGCGCCCTCGCGCTCGGCGATCTTCGCCGCCAGTTCCTCGACGTTCAGGATGTGGTTGAAACGGTACTCCGCGCTGTGCCACGGGTACCACCGCATCCGGCCGCCGTCCTCCTCGTTCTCGACGCTCGCCGTGAGATAGTCCGAGACGAACTGTCGCATCTCCTCGTACTCCGCCTCCGAGACGGAGGACTCCTTGATCTCAACGCCCACAGTCCCACCTCCGGGACCGACCGTACTCGTTCATAGTTGGTCGAGATAAGGGTCGTTCGCTTCTTAGGCGTTACGACAGGATTACCACGACAGTACACTTTCCTCGCCCGAACACACCGGATTTCGCCCCTGCGCCGTCCGACGGTTCACGACACGTCCGCGCCGAGACAGACCCCGAATACGACACGTCAGCCTGCGCCGGTCACACCACACGACAGACGACGACAGTCACACCACACGACGGACACCCGAACAGAGACAGAACCACACGCCCTGCCGCCGGGGAAGCCGGTAAGTAGCTCCGCCGGCTTCCTCACTGCATGACCGAACTACGCTACCTCGCGGACCCGACCGTGCAGACCTTCGAGGCGACCGTCGACCGCGTCGAAGGCGACCGGGTCGTCCTCGACGCCACCCAGTTCTATCCGACCGGCGGCGGCCAACCGCACGACACGGGCCGGCTGACGGGGCAGGGTGCGGACGGAACCGGTCGAACGTGGCACGTGACCGACGTGCAGAAGAAAGACACCGTCTACCACACGCTCGTCACGGACGACGAGGACGCCGAACCGACGCCGGCCGAGGGCACCACCGTCACCGGTGACCTCGACTGGGAGCGCCGCTACGCACACATGCGCTACCACACCGCACAGCACCTCCTCTCGGCGCACCTGCTCGACGCCTACGACGCCGAGACGACCGGCAACCAACTGTACGCCGACCACGCGCACCTCGACACCGGCTACGACCGATTCACCGAGACCGACCTCACAGAGATAGAGACCGAACTGAACAGCCTCGTCGAGTCGGCACTCCCCGTCAGGTGGTACGAACTCGACCGCGCGGTCGCCGAGGAGCGACTCGACCCCGAGCGCACGCGCATCCACCTCCTGCCGGACTCGATCACCGAGGTCCGGATCGTCGAGATCGGTCCCGCAGACGACCCGCTCGACCGGACGGCCTGTGCCGGCACGCACGTCGCCACCACCGACGAGATCGGCGAGATCGAGATCACCGGCAGGGAGACGAAGGGGAGCGACGAGGAACGGCTGAACTTCGTCCTCCGGTGAGAC of the Salinirubrum litoreum genome contains:
- a CDS encoding HD domain-containing protein, translating into MGVEIKESSVSEAEYEEMRQFVSDYLTASVENEEDGGRMRWYPWHSAEYRFNHILNVEELAAKIAEREGADVDVVRVAALFHDIAKLDAEQDVHAEEGARVAREFLASHGDYPQSFVEQVCQSVEDHSYQGPLADVSLETRCLIEADILDKVGANGTALMLLRMGYEARTHMDAAEMIERVLERGRDASRRIESDTAEGIAHRRLKRVKWFREWLEDEVPEMDGEIEL
- a CDS encoding alanyl-tRNA editing protein, with product MTELRYLADPTVQTFEATVDRVEGDRVVLDATQFYPTGGGQPHDTGRLTGQGADGTGRTWHVTDVQKKDTVYHTLVTDDEDAEPTPAEGTTVTGDLDWERRYAHMRYHTAQHLLSAHLLDAYDAETTGNQLYADHAHLDTGYDRFTETDLTEIETELNSLVESALPVRWYELDRAVAEERLDPERTRIHLLPDSITEVRIVEIGPADDPLDRTACAGTHVATTDEIGEIEITGRETKGSDEERLNFVLR